In one window of Miscanthus floridulus cultivar M001 chromosome 12, ASM1932011v1, whole genome shotgun sequence DNA:
- the LOC136496370 gene encoding protein DETOXIFICATION 16-like, with amino-acid sequence MMPSMDEPLLGNGVLKTSGVRESLVVSEVRKQLYLAGPLIAAWILQNIVQMISVMFVGHLGEFALSSASIATSFAGVTGFSLLSGMASSLDTLCGQSFGAKQYYLLGIHKQRAILVLTLVSLVVAIIWSYTGQILLLFGQDPEIAAGAGSYIRWMIPALFVYGPLQCHVRFLQTQNIVLPVMLSSGATALNHLLVCWLLVYKIGMGNKGAALANAISYLTNVSILAIYVRLAPACRNTWRGFSKEAFNDIPSFLRLGVPSALMVCLEWWSFELLVLLSGLLPNPKLETSVLSICLNTGSLAFMIPFGLSAAISTRVSNELGAGRPHAAHLATRVVMVLAIVVGILIGLAMILVRNLWGYAYSNEEEVVKYISKMMPILAVSFLFDCVQCVLSGVARGCGWQKIGACVNLGAYYLIGIPAAFCFAFLYHLGGMGLWLGIICALVIQMLLLLTITLCSNWEKEALKAKDRVFSTSLPADMTT; translated from the exons ATGATGCCAAGCATGGATGAACCCCTTCTTGGCAATGGTGTTCTTAAGACCAGCGGGGTGAGAGAGAGCCTGGTAGTGTCCGAGGTCAGAAAACAACTGTACCTTGCTGGGCCACTCATCGCCGCATGGATCCTACAGAACATTGTCCAGATGATATCTGTCATGTTTGTCGGTCACCTTGGTGAGTTTGCCCTCTCCAGTGCCTCCATTGCCACCTCCTTTGCAGGTGTTACTGGCTTCAGCTTATTG TCTGGCATGGCGAGCAGCTTGGACACACTGTGTGGGCAATCGTTTGGGGCAAAGCAGTACTATCTTCTTGGCATCCATAAGCAGAGGGCCATCCTTGTGCTCACTCTAGTGAGCCTTGTTGTTGCAATTATCTGGTCATACACTGGCCAGATCCTTCTACTCTTTGGTCAGGATCCAGAGATTGCAGCTGGGGCAGGGAGCTATATCCGGTGGATGATTCCCGCGCTATTTGTGTATGGTCCACTACAGTGCCATGTCCGGTTCCTGCAAACGCAGAACATCGTCCTCCCGGTGATGCTGAGCTCAGGTGCCACAGCACTGAACCATCTGCTGGTGTGCTGGCTGCTGGTGTACAAGATTGGTATGGGCAACAAGGGTGCTGCCTTGGCCAATGCCATCTCATACTTAACCAATGTCTCAATCCTGGCAATTTATGTCAGGCTTGCACCAGCCTGTAGAAACACCTGGAGAGGGTTCTCAAAGGAGGCTTTTAATGACATACCCAGCTTCTTGAGGCTTGGTGTTCCATCTGCGCTGATGGTTTG CTTGGAGTGGTGGTCATTTGAGCTCCTGGTACTTCTTTCTGGACTTCTCCCAAATCCAAAGCTTGAGACATCAGTTTTGTCTATTTG CTTAAACACAGGCTCTTTAGCGTTTATGATCCCTTTTGGGCTTAGCGCAGCCATAAG CACCCGTGTTTCAAATGAACTTGGTGCTGGACGACCCCATGCTGCCCATCTGGCTACCCGTGTGGTCATGGTGCTGGCTATCGTGGTTGGCATATTAATCGGACTAGCTATGATTTTGGTGCGCAATTTATGGGGATATGCATACAGTAATGAGGAGGAGGTGGTGAAATACATCTCCAAAATGATGCCAATACTAGCTGTGTCATTCTTGTTTGATTGTGTGCAGTGTGTTCTTTCAG GTGTTGCTAGGGGCTGTGGGTGGCAAAAGATTGGTGCTTGTGTTAATCTTGGTGCATACTACCTTATAGGAATTCCAGCTGCCTTCTGTTTCGCCTTTCTGTACCATCTAGGCGGAATG GGACTTTGGCTGGGAATAATCTGCGCACTCGTCATACAGATGTTATTGCTCCTCACAATTACTTTGTGCAGCAACTGGGAGAAAGAA GCTTTGAAGGCAAAGGACAGAGTATTTAGTACATCCCTACCAGCTGACATGACGACATGA